In the genome of Erinaceus europaeus chromosome 8, mEriEur2.1, whole genome shotgun sequence, one region contains:
- the GPR85 gene encoding probable G-protein coupled receptor 85 encodes MANYSHAADNILQNLSPLTAFLKLTSLGFIIGVSVVGNLLISILLVKDKTLHRAPYYFLLDLCCSDILRSAICFPFVFNSVKNGSTWTYGTLTCKVIAFLGVLSCFHTAFMLFCISVTRYLAIAHHRFYTKRLTFWTCLAVICMVWTLSVAMAFPPVLDVGTYSFIREEDQCTFQHRSFRANDSLGFMLLLALILLATQLVYLKLIFFVHDRRKMKPVQFVAAVSQNWTFHGPGASGQAAANWLAGFGRGPTPPTLLGIRQNANTTGRRRLLVLDEFKMEKRISRMFYIMTFLFLTLWGPYLVACYCRVFARGPVVPGGFLTAAVWMSFAQAGINPFVCIFSNRELRRCFSTTLLYCRKSRLPREPYCVI; translated from the coding sequence ATGGCGAACTATAGCCATGCAGCTGACAACATTTTGCAAAATCTCTCTCCTCTAACAGCCTTTCTGAAACTGACTTCCTTGGGTTTCATAATAGGAGTCAGTGTGGTGGGCAACCTTCTGATCTCCATTTTGCTAGTGAAAGATAAGACCTTGCATAGAGCACCTTACTACTTCCTGTTGGATCTTTGCTGTTCAGATATCCTCAGATCTGCAATTTGCTTCCCATTTGTATTCAACTCTGTCAAAAATGGCTCCACCTGGACTTATGGGACTCTGACTTGCAAAGTGATTGCCTTTCTGGGGGTTTTGTCCTGTTTCCACACTGCTTTCATGCTCTTCTGCATCAGTGTCACCAGATACTTAGCTATCGCCCATCATCGCTTCTATACAAAGAGGCTGACCTTTTGGACGTGTCTGGCTGTGATCTGCATGGTGTGGACTCTGTCTGTGGCCATGGCATTCCCCCCAGTTTTAGATGTGGGCACTTACTCATTCATTAGAGAGGAAGATCAATGCACCTTCCAACACCGCTCCTTCAGAGCTAATGATTCCTTAGGATTTATGCTGCTCCTTGCTCTCATCCTCCTAGCCACACAGCTTGTCTACCTCAAGCTGATATTTTTTGTCCATGATCGAAGGAAAATGAAGCCAGTCCAGTTTGTAGCAGCAGTCAGCCAGAACTGGACTTTTCATGGCCCGGGAGCCAGTGGCCAGGCAGCTGCCAATTGGCTAGCAGGATTTGGAAGGGGTCCCACACCACCCACCTTGTTGGGCATCAGGCAAAATGCAAACACCACAGGCAGAAGAAGGCTGTTGGTTTTAGATGAGttcaaaatggagaaaagaatcAGCAGGATGTTCTATATAATGACTTTTCTCTTCCTAACCTTGTGGGGTCCCTACTTGGTGGCCTGTTATTGCAGAGTCTTTGCAAGAGGGCCTGTAGTACCAGGGGGATTTCTAACAGCCGCTGTATGGATGAGTTTTGCCCAAGCAGGAATCAATCCTTTTGTCTGCATTTTCTCCAACAGGGAGCTGAGGCGCTGTTTCAGCACAACCCTTCTTTACTGCAGAAAATCCAGGTTACCAAGGGAACCTTACTGTGTTATATGA